The genomic DNA CTACAGAGATAGAAGTCAAACTCTGTAGGATGACATATCTTAGAATCCACCACGGTACCTACACAAGTGGATATTTCACCCAGGTGagaatgatataaaaatataattattcaagGCACCAACTCAGTTTCACTTACCAGGAAGAATATTCCCACTCCTGTCTATTGTATTGCGATCACGGTGATTGTTTGCAAACAACCTAGTGTGGTGACGCTTCTGGACAACGACAAATGTAACTGTAGGCATATAATTTGCTTCCAATGAAGCACAAGCCTGAAATTTTGGAAATAGGTCATGATTATAcacatattaaacattaaactaAAAGGAATAGATTAATAAGATCACAGGAGTTTTCACCTTCCTAATTGCATCAAGCTCATAAAGGAGGACCTGATAAAACTGACCCTCGCTCACACCGTCCCTGCACAGAATCAATACCAAATTCATTAAGTTTGGTAAATCTAGTTGAAAATATGTTCAAATAAGAAAAGAGACATAACAGTACCTGTAGAATATAATCCTTAAGGGTTTCTGTCCAGTGGCCCTTCGAAATGATATGAGAAGTTCCCTgacaaatataaaaagaaagatgCAATTAATACAAAAGTAATagaattgaaaataattgaatagaGTTGGATTATGAGACTAATTTACTTTATCATGCCACCAGTTATAGTTCCCTTAACCGGATCAGTCGTGCTCTTGAACAAATCTTGGATAAGTTCCTGTCGATGCGCTTGAGCAGATACGAGGCCAGCATATTTGGTGATCTCAGGCCAATCCTGTGAAGCAACGACCTGCATCGAGTGATGATTAGCAGCATGACAGAAGAGaagataattataaaataaatctataacTAACAAACAGAAACTTATAAGACAGTAGTGTTTTACCGCTGCAATAGAGGGACTTGAGTCCTCGCCGGGATGGGGATGGGTCACATCAGCTCCAAAAATGATAGTGGGAATGTCACTAACGAGAGGTATGGTCCTTGATATTGCATCTTGAAGAACTGTATTCCTACCACCAACCTTCACATTGATCTTCAAAGCCACATTTGCAAGATATTGCTTACTCATCTTGAATACGTGCTTTGTCAAACAGCATTGAGATACAACACCAAGATCTGTCTCACATATCCGCTTCAAATCACctataaattgaattatacaACTGTTACTAGGAACATGACAATCAAAGGATGAGATAAAAGGATTTAATCTGTACCATAAAGACTCCCATTGTTATCCGGAAGAATAACAATCAAAAGGTCCAGTTCCTTTCCGTGGGGTCGCAATTTTGTCATGGCTTCATGGAAACGGGCTTTCAGAACCCTTTCCACTTGATCTGGTCGAGCATTAATTGACGGGAGCACAGGTTGTGGGTTGAATGCCTATATAAAGCTCAGTTATTTTACTAGACAACTTCTGAATAACAGACATGTAAAATAACTCTAATGATCCTTACCATTCCAGACACATTACACATTTGTGCGAGCTCAGCACTAAAACTATTAGCCATGTTATCAGGTACATTGCGTGCAAAGTTAAGACAAAACCAACTGGTTACCTTCCCACCATTGACAACTTTCTGCAAAattggataaaataaaatattaaagaatctCCATACATCAACAATGAGGAAGAGAGTGAAGCAATAACATGTTTACATTCCAACTATTTCTCAAATACAACATGGACTTTAGCGTTTACCTTGTTCATCATGTTCCACTGACCAACTTGTGGAAGGCAGTCTTTTTCCCTCCCAGAGTCATGGTATTTTAACTGAAGATGCAATTAAAATTGTAAGAGAGCAAAGTCAAAGaacactaataataaaatatgacataATAATTCAAGAGTAATGAATTAAAAGCTAAATGACATGGCCATTAATTACCCAAGGAGCTGGTAAAATCCGTGCTTCAACCGAAGCAAGCTTATCACTGATTTTGATTCCAAACTCTTTCGCATACGGGTCCTGGGCATAAGCATTGTGACGGACAGTCTGTAGAAGACCAAGACAATCACTTAGAAAAATCAAGAACCAATAAAGGCAGAAGAGGGAATTCCTGGGATAGGTAAAATACTTTGCAACAAAAgggaaaataaaaagaaaaataacacaATATTAGACTGAGTGATTGAACTCTAATGTATAACCTAGATTTAAGACCATAAagcaatttatttatttcttaatggGCAACAACCAAAAGAAAAGAGCATGGAAAACTGTACATTGGTATCAAAAGATGCAAAGGTTGtgtttattagaaaatatttaataacagAAAAGAAGAGGGCTTGAGAGAATTATTTTCATCAACCCATATCTCCAGCATATTAAATGCTAAAATGGCACAACTTTGTATAAAATTCCACAATGAATTCTAATGAAAGTGGCCAAAATGGAATACCAACTATTAGGAATGTTAAAAGTCaagtttaaaatatgaaattgataTGTTCAATGAATACAAACCTGCAGAATGTCGTATTCCCTTTCCTGCGGGCGTTGACAAGTAACCTTGAGCAGAGCAGTAATCTGTCTCTCATTCAAACGCTTAGAGTACCTTTGCCCTTGAACAATTTTGCAGACCTAAAATTATGCAAGGTTAGTATATAGGAATTTTACAAAATACAATGTTTTGAATAATTGCAAGAGCTCACCTCCATTGGTAAATAGTTAGGTCTTTGTGGGTTACCAACTTGTAGACAAGGCCACTGAGTATGCTGGATGATGAAGCCATATGTCTCTTGAAAGTACTGAACAACGGATTTGACAGTGCCTCTATCATCAACAGGGAAGCTGATATTTTTGACAGTAATGTTTTAGACacattgataaatttaataatcaaggttcaaaaattacaaaacaCAGCATACGTTAGTTCACGAGTCGTCTGCGACGTTAAGCCAGATATCCTGTACTTCCTGCACATATTGCCCCTGTGCGTAACTTCCACCTTAACTCCTCTAAGAGCCTTCTTAATCTATGAAACAGACAATAGAAGATGTCAGATAATAGAAGTTTATCAAATGAGTGCAGAATCAAACTTCATTGTGAAAACATGCTTCTCAATAACAAAAAGGATATAAAtccattaataataaaactacTAGTATTGATACAGTTTAagataaaactgaaaaaaaaaaaaaaagaattgaaattataagCAAACTTAAAGTGAATCCTTCTTGGATAGAGAAAAGAAGAACATAAGAGAAACCATAAATCTGAATAGACAACAATCAACGTAAACAAATGAACCAAATAATAATGCAAGTTCAAAATGTCTCACCTTGACTCTGTCAGCATCAGACAATGGTCTAGAAGCAACATCCTTGTTCAAAAGCTGGGTGACAAAATCTATGACAGGCAATGGCTCAATAAAGGCAGTGGACGACATGTCTGAACCCAACAAAAATATGACATATTAGTTACATAAAACTATGAACAAATTCAAAACTGGTAAgcaaacaaaaaaagaaaacagaaTACAAAAATCAAGTAGCAAGATAAAATAACTTTTCCCTGTACAGATGAAtaagaattgatttttttttttgcaaatggAAACATGTGAAATAAACATGTTTACCAATATTCAGAGACAGTCCCATCTGGGTTGGGCGAATACTCTGGTAAAAACCACGCCAGCTTTCCAGTCCTTCACCCAACGGCTGCCTCCTTCCCAAATCGGGAGAATAGAAGGAGCGGCCAACAGGGCAAAACCTGTACCAGAATAAGAAGTGAAACAAGATTAGCAGCTTGAACCGTAGCAGCTACCAGTGATAtgtattacaaataatattgtttaatctAAATGAAGGAAACAGGGCTTCACAATGTTTTCATAGAAAATTATGTAGCTTACCTCATTGTCGGCAATTCTCTTAGGACGATATCAAGAACCTGTAGAGCTTCTTGCGGAGCATCAGCCTGTCTGCCCTCAAGAAACAATCCTAAATGATGCAAGTCAGCACGAGCGGCAAACTTGATCACAACCTTGAATTCTCTTTCTCGCCTGTGTCACAAGAAGACCAGTGATAAGAGAATCTACTATGAATGAAACAAATCAATATTCAACAACAGACCTCAATAATGCATAAATAATCTAGCATTTATGATACCTCAAATAGAGGTGTCTAATAAAGATATTGTGCACAGAAATGTATAGGCTGTTCTAATGGAGGTTATGTACATTCAGAGATACACAAAAGTGGGTATATTAAGAGTATTGAGCTggaattttgtaaaaaaaacacCTTTGAGATCACTAATTGTTATATCCAGTTCCTAAGGGATGCTTACAAAAAATGCTAAACAAACCAAGCCTGAAAAATAAGTGTTTATGAAACAAAGACAGCaagataacatataaaaaaagaaagggTTTGTGCTTGCATGGGAGGCAGGCAGTGTTTAGGGGGGAAAGTCATAGCAGTCTTACTGACATATCGTGCAGGGAGGAGGTACATCCAAGTGACATTATAAGGGAAACAAAATGAAGAGTGTTAAGCGAGGGAATATACCTTGCACCTCCTGTGCCATCATCTTCATCGGTgagtattattttaaattcctTTTGGGAAAAGGGGAGAGGCCCTGCAGTATACAAACTCTTTCTTCCATCATAGGCAGGGAGGCGTTTCGCAAGATGAGATTCTCTGTATAGTTTCACGAGTTGTCCAATCACAGCTCGATTAACACCCCTTGATGTCACTTCGGGGGTAATTGACACCTAAAAATTATGTAAGAACAGCATCAGAGACAAATCAAAGCAAAAATACTACTTCAAATATAACAACAAATATTAGATATACTCACATCATACTGGTGCAGATCTTTGTCTGGCAATTCAGCAAAAAAGTGATTAGCCTTTACAATGCACTTCACCCCAGTACTGCCTTTCCCTGGCCGTAGAGGGAACCTCATAGACTTGCTAGAAGGTGCAATAGGTTGAATGGCCTGGCTAGACGACCCTTCCTCCTGGACAGACATCTGTTGAAGTTCCAAGGACAGTTGCAAGGTGCTAGGGTCTACTGCACTTGATGAGGGTATTGTTTCGGCAGGAATTTCTTCCGGAATTTCTATGGGCGGTGTGGTTACCCCTGGCTGGAAAGAGGCCTGGGAAGCTTGGTGCAGGTCGGGAAATGGTGGCCTTGAAGGCCCACCATCCGAAGGTCCACTTCCGCGTCCACTAACCATGCCACCACTGCCATGGCGCTGTTGTGATGGTCCACGAGGATAATGTTGAGAACCCCTCCCTTGTTGAGAATATTCTTGGGGGCCACCATAGTATTGCTGGGGTGGCATTCCGCCGCGCTGGGGCTGCATTCCTCCGCGCTGGGGCTGCATTCCGCCACGCTGGGGCTGCATTCCACCTCGCTGGGGTTGCATTCCACCACGCTGGGGCTGCATTCCACCACGCTGGGGCTGCATTCCACCTCGCTGGGGCTGCATTCCACCATGCTGGGGTTGCACGTGTTGGGGTTGCATTCCACCGCGCTGGGGTTGCATCCCACCGCGCTGTGGAGGTCCACCACGGCCTCCATATCCTGCTTGATCATGATGCGACTGAGAGTCCAAACCCCTTCCTCCTTGGGGACCATATCCTTGTTGTTGTGCTGGAGGATTGTAGCCACCACTTTCATGGGATTCAGAGCTCTCACCGCCATAGGTATCTGGCTTCTTCTTCCTCACCATTGCAATAGCTGCATTAAACATAGTATAGGTAAGTTGTGCAAAAAAACGGCAGAGCATAAAGGATACTTTATGATATAGCAATGTAACTTGTTATgcattaaaaaaacataataacttTGTTGGCGAATAATACAATCAGCTCTTCCCACCCATTATATCCAATAGTAACAGTAGGCAGGATACATGGAATAAGAGACTCTAAACAATTTTCTAGTATGTAAGAAAATCATTGTTGACATGCATTTTAAAGGTATCTAGCTATTAATCACCATTGTAATCAACtggtaaaaacataaaaaaaaaaaaaaaaagtaatgtgAGTCGGAAACACATTTTTGTTCAATAGAATGAATGTTAATCCTATATCACTAATATAAGACCAAATCTGAAGAGAGGACAAGCATTTGCATTGTGAAGTTAAGACATCATTCATGAAGATATCAAGGTTATGTTCCGGTCACCTGTTCAGTTAAACCATCCATCGTGGaaatcaatagaaaaaaaagagGATAAGCATATGAAGCATTTGATACACCTGAGCAAAATACATCGCCAGAAAGTGGAATAGAACACAAACTCTTAAAACTAAATCAACGTACTTTCCTCTCCTCAGAATGTCAACCAACAGCAAGCATTCATACAAGTATTTGTTCAACTAAACAAACATAAAGTAGCACATAAACACTCTTAATAGTAAAGTTTGTTCACTTAGGGCAGTCATTTTCTTCTAAAAGACTTGAACTCgtgaaaaaaatcaaagaaaaatagaaaacacaaaaacatgtataacaaaAACCTTCAGAGATACATAAGAACAACGTAAACACTCTTCAAAATGTGCGATCTATGGAGATCTGGTAAGATCTGCTCAAGAATTGAAGAGGCGGAAAATAGACAAAGAAACCCTAATCCAAATGCTATTTACCTCAAAAAAACTCAGAAAATCTGCTTCTGCGGTCTGCAACGAGTGAAGTAATCGATATCACTTCGGCGAATCACGGCGATTTCGGGATAGAAAGAGACGATGCCGTTCAAGAACGACGAGAACGAAAGAGAGAAGTTATGCGGGAAGGGGAAGAGACAGAGAGAAACACGGTGAGGTGGCGGAAAATAAATACTTCTCTCACCCCTCACGCTACTGCAGAAAGCCTGTATTTTAAGGCTGTGTTAGATGTATGAAATTACCTTTCAGTCCCCGTTTACCGTGAATGACCCTACTCAAAGCCCACGTTGCCAAACAGGCCCcacaaattttctttttcaagaaTTCTGAGTCTTGTTTGTTTGACCAggataatttaataattaactatttattttcaaataatatctATCTCCTcatctattatttaatttatttttaataatttggacCTTGTTTGTTCGTGGTTTTTGggttttcaaacattttaaccatcctttcatttattattttaattatttttttatacatttaaatactaaaattacttttttattaattctaaaatataagaatattttaataatttaagtcaaaaagattttaatattatttatcaaacaagaccaaaaacattttcttCAAACATTTCTAAGTCATGTTTTTGAactatttcactttttttttaataatcaaaatatttttattatttaatatttaaaaggtATAAAGTCAAactttgaaatattaattaataattgtaattaattaaaatatttttaattattacttttaaataattttaaatttaatgacattcaaataaattttcttaaatgaGAAGAGTAACTgctcaaaaataataatattttaatgatataattaattagtgtaATCTGTAAAGATTATAAATGTGTATCCATTAATTGGGTGAAAATTGAAGATAAACATGACTATATTAATGAAAGGGATGTGagaataataaagttaattactttaagataaatatataactttttataatttgaatgataaagtatatttgattttattgtcTATGgtgacaaaaatattttgtaaatcttttataacttttagGATAACTAgcatttatgtttaaatatatactGGGATCATGATTATTCTCattcaatttttcaaattaaatatttttttattcatttttctaaATTACATCAACatgaagataaaatatattaaacaaaactaaaacaaaatgtATAGTAAggtttattaaagaaaaaaaagatatatatatatatatatattattttaataagttttactaagttaacttattttatagggtattttattttaatttttagtgttcagtatttgaattttatataatatattttattttaaaatttatgcaatgtattattatacattttgataaaaatatttattttattttaataagtttgatatattttataatgtattttattttaaattttatttaatgtattttattttaatatttgtgtaatatattttatttaaatgtatataatgtactgttatgaaaaaatatatattttattttattaaattgaaaatagaatttgatttatctagtaatgcattttattttaatatttaatatatttttattttattgtataatatttaagttcatttttaatttaattgatttaattttaattaaatatattgtacttataaaattaaataattttttaataagctTTACAATAGAGTCTGacttttattgtaatatttttatttattttattttaatgtaaaaaaattaaattaatttttattttattaattgtttagaTAGAGAATGGTGAGTAGattcaaaaaaattaagtatttggAAAGGTGAGTAGGAATGGTGAGTAGAACATGAATAAATGTATTGATCTATAAgcttcaaaataatatataatggtaTAAATGTGgaggaaatatatattttggatgaatttgaaaaaaaatatatattttgataatataattgattatttgtttttgaaaaaggtacatgtctattaaaaataataaaaatatttaataggtTATTAAATTCATAACTATTCAAGAAAAAATCTTCGGAAGATTTTTGGAAAAATCTAAAGACGGACTCTactaaatttttgaaaaaatctaaaaatcatcataataatattatgaattatacgtATTACCATCATtgaaagttaattatttattggtatattaaattaggttatttaagatgttaatatatatatggatgaAATTTTACAGATATTATCagaatattgaaaatatcataCCCcgcaatatattaaaaatattaattttaatgtatattggaaaaaaatgtaaaaaatagtACAGTTACCGAAATTATGGGTACAATAAAAGTataagattttcaaaatattgatatattggGATATATgaaatatctaaataatatttataaattaatatatatatatatatatatatatatataatccttataaggaaataaatatatttaatattaatttaattataaaaacataatttttaaaatcaaatcaaataaatcaaaatataattatgttgaaaaattattaatatatgtaatctCTATCATGCCGGAtgagattgaaaaaatatttaatcaaactttcaatctctttGAGCGATGAAAATAAAGTGAAATTGGATATCTAATCATTTCGATTATTATTAaggatatttttacaatttcatcATCGTATGTTATTAGTGAGTTAATTTGTTTTCAGCTTGAATAAAATGATAGTAGATCTTTTTATGAGCAGTTTGAGTCCTAAAATGATGGAGGCATTTGTATGCATAAGATCATCTCCAACCGAAAACcctttttcaaactcattttggtataaatgtcacatcaaacagtaattcttcTTCAACCGAAAAACgcattctcaaactcaaaagaatattcttataatattatttcttacatcaacttttataactttttaatatcacccatatattccatatatttttcaatgttataaattataccataatattttaatatcactcaattattttaaatttgattgtaaattaattgtaaaaattcaataatacacaaaaaaaaataaatattgtacaaaataatactgtttgtttgataaaacaaacattattaaaaaaatatcattaaatattctttattattataattttttaacattattataattttttaacattattataattttttttaaatattattataattttttttaaacattattataatttttttaacattattataaatttatattttataaataaattaaaataataaattaaataaataagtttaatgtataaGTTTAGgggttgaattaaaaaaaaaagttttactATTGTGAACAGTATTTGCGTttacaagagagagaaaatgctAAAAACTCATTTTTGGTTTGAGAATTGGTGTCGGTTGGAAGGAAAAATGACTGAAAAcccattttgggtttgggtatAAAGTttggttggagatggtctaaatGATTggctaaaatgagaaaaattcaacttatcaaaatattatagagATGATTAACTTGAATTGTTAaggaaattgaaaatttgagaAGAGCGAgagttttttattaattaagtttaaattaactaatatattttattattattagtattatctAACCtgaaaaatattatcaatttataataaaaaaacttgcATATGCAAATACGATTGATGACCGTTTTGAATCTCTCTCGCCTTCATTTTAGTTAAGGATGACAACGAGTATTTTATCTGTCGGGTAGTGAAGTATCCATCCTCGAAcccaattttcattttattaccCAACGGGTATCTTTATTTGTATCTcatccccgattcgtcgggtaccgATCCTCTATgagtaccccattacccgattaaaatatgaatttatttttattatattttaaatatactaaatattaaaaacaaaaataaaaatattatttatttgcatAGTTATGCtgtaaaagtttaaaaaatataacaacttttgttattcaaatttgaaaattaagagttatggagaaataaattaaatgatgttgGAGTGTAGTTTGGAATTGGGATgctaacataaataatatatttattataaattgtaatGATGTGAAATTTAAAAAgtcatttgaaaatttaataaatatatatatatatatatatatatatatatatatattaatattttaggtgTCTGGTTTGAGTTGATACATTTTTCATGTCCGAACCTAATTGGATAATTATTTTCATTCCTCATTCCCAATTttgaacccgatttaaaatatccTAACTCGATCATCGGGTACCCACATGTATCTGATATACGGATACTCATTGTTATCTCTAACTTTAATGTAAGTTGAAGACTATACTCATGCTTATTCTTGTTAActccaaattttataattaaatttaatttttaacattgattagtttttaaaaatgttggatttaaaaaataatattttattttatgatatatatctttgatttttagttttgtgtaacgtttatgtaataattatataaaattggtttttgtttaagttaatataatttttgttgaaattaaggtatatcaaaataaaaataaaataataatgaatttttttataccaaattttcgataaaatataaggtatgaaaattaagttatatatatataaaaataaataaataaataagagagatcaatcttaataattatataatatttatttatatatttaattaatgtcattaaactaatataattattttactaaaataattttttaaaaatgattcatttaataaattaatttactaaaatattaataatattttttttcttttttatttacaaagatAGTACGAACTCCTTCCATGTGACTTCACTTTTGATACGGATGGTGGTTAGCATTAGGGTTATAGTTATAATCTtctttaaacaattttttttataggaatCTAAActtaacattttgatttttttaagtaaaatttttaTGCCTTGAATTATATTAGCAAATTATGTAAAAGTCTTAATAGTagattcattaaaatatttaatcttccAAAGTCAAgattaaaatggttaaaaaaaaatcatggaGATTTTAAAGGAAACGCGATCGGCACAGGCGACACGACACGATAGATACATGCAACATGATTTTGTTTTGCGTCGTAAGTCATCAAATCAACGTGGGAATCACCATTGATTAAAAGAAACGCGGTCGACATAAGCGACACAACACGATCAACACGTGCGACACGATAGGCACAGACGACATAGCACGATCGACACTATCGACACGATATAGTCTTGCGTCGTAAATCACCCATTAAGTGTTTCTAATCTAGGGTTTCTTGTGCATTTGTAAGCGCAACTGGAATTTCTCTCGATTGTAGTTTATATGTGATCATCTTTTAGGGTTTCTGTAATTACTTGTTTTATTACTCTATTTATGCCATCATGGGGAATAagaagaacaaaagtaataaatttaaataattaaaaaagtttattcTAGAAGAAATTAAGAATGTTTCAGGAAAAGAGATTGAGAGGATAGTTGATGAAGTTATCCAAGAAAAGAAGGAGAAAAACAATGTTAAATTAACAGATCCTACAGAAATTTCTATAGAAAAGAAGGTAGAAAAACAGGGCAACAAAGAGGGAGTATGGAAGattggttataatgaaagaacCAACCTATTTGGTCTTAAAACCCAGATTACCAAACTTCTGATGCATGCTAAGAAGAGAGAAATCACAATcagaaaaaaagaaaactcaacaaataacagtccaattcaatatttattatctttaggACTAGAATTTGTTGAAGAAAGCAGAATATGAGGAGATATTTAAATGGTTAGTTGATGCAATGAAAGAGCTGGTGAAAGCTCTCAAATccaagacctacactatcaagtaattcaacatggaaagtcaacgagATATGGAAAACAAAGCAGAAAAGAAATCTAAAGACCATGCCATAAAGGAAAAGTCTATTTGAGGaatatccaaacaaaggtagaggtactcaactatccttttgaattcaaactgccttctagagtagaggagaaatgtattgaagactgaaagtttgtggtggttggaaaacttcattgggaaaaatagagtatcattcccaactacCAAAAAAGCTTTAATTAAACAGTGAGGAGAAAAGGGGATTGAAAAAGTTTCTACAAACATACATGACATCTATTTCCTATAGTTCAAAATGGGTTCAAATCTGAaagaaaatttggaaaaaaggcatacttacatatgatcaaattgcatgaaacTAGAAAAGTGGTCAGAAAAGACGAATCTACAAAGCAGACCAAAAGAAACAACccaaatttggttcaagctttggaacATTTCAGCCCACATGTATAATGctgaagcaattagtcattttgtaggTACAATTGGAAAGTCATTATATATGAACTCAATAACTGAATGAGGAGAGCACTTATCATTTGTTAGAATTAACATTAAAGTGCATTATAGAAGTCTTCTGCCAATGAAAATGGAAGTTGTTTACAGAAAAAGAAAGT from Impatiens glandulifera chromosome 9, dImpGla2.1, whole genome shotgun sequence includes the following:
- the LOC124913822 gene encoding protein argonaute 1-like → MVRKKKPDTYGGESSESHESGGYNPPAQQQGYGPQGGRGLDSQSHHDQAGYGGRGGPPQRGGMQPQRGGMQPQHVQPQHGGMQPQRGGMQPQRGGMQPQRGGMQPQRGGMQPQRGGMQPQRGGMQPQRGGMPPQQYYGGPQEYSQQGRGSQHYPRGPSQQRHGSGGMVSGRGSGPSDGGPSRPPFPDLHQASQASFQPGVTTPPIEIPEEIPAETIPSSSAVDPSTLQLSLELQQMSVQEEGSSSQAIQPIAPSSKSMRFPLRPGKGSTGVKCIVKANHFFAELPDKDLHQYDVSITPEVTSRGVNRAVIGQLVKLYRESHLAKRLPAYDGRKSLYTAGPLPFSQKEFKIILTDEDDGTGGARREREFKVVIKFAARADLHHLGLFLEGRQADAPQEALQVLDIVLRELPTMRFCPVGRSFYSPDLGRRQPLGEGLESWRGFYQSIRPTQMGLSLNIDMSSTAFIEPLPVIDFVTQLLNKDVASRPLSDADRVKIKKALRGVKVEVTHRGNMCRKYRISGLTSQTTRELTFPVDDRGTVKSVVQYFQETYGFIIQHTQWPCLQVGNPQRPNYLPMEVCKIVQGQRYSKRLNERQITALLKVTCQRPQEREYDILQTVRHNAYAQDPYAKEFGIKISDKLASVEARILPAPWLKYHDSGREKDCLPQVGQWNMMNKKVVNGGKVTSWFCLNFARNVPDNMANSFSAELAQMCNVSGMAFNPQPVLPSINARPDQVERVLKARFHEAMTKLRPHGKELDLLIVILPDNNGSLYGDLKRICETDLGVVSQCCLTKHVFKMSKQYLANVALKINVKVGGRNTVLQDAISRTIPLVSDIPTIIFGADVTHPHPGEDSSPSIAAVVASQDWPEITKYAGLVSAQAHRQELIQDLFKSTTDPVKGTITGGMIKELLISFRRATGQKPLRIIFYRDGVSEGQFYQVLLYELDAIRKACASLEANYMPTVTFVVVQKRHHTRLFANNHRDRNTIDRSGNILPGTVVDSKICHPTEFDFYLCSHAGIQGTSRPAHYHVLWDENEFTADGLQTLTNNLCYTYARCTRSVSIVPPAYYAHLAAFRARFYMEPETSDSESMSSGVAGGRGGAGQRNTRAPNPNAAVRPLPALKENVKRVMFYC